Proteins from a genomic interval of Chanodichthys erythropterus isolate Z2021 chromosome 8, ASM2448905v1, whole genome shotgun sequence:
- the zgc:194336 gene encoding oocyte zinc finger protein XlCOF6, whose protein sequence is MEFIKEENEDVKIEETFRVKHEDTEEQTDLMVLKEESQELNEMEEKNQYNKCHDFMTGEKSVSSSQTHKTETRNPQMRVQTGESHFTCQQCGKSFSRKERLKVHLKIHSSNKPFICPQCGNRFTERKNLKSHLRVHTGEKPYTCQQCGKSFSLKGYLKIHMRIHTGEKPFICTQCGKSFKQKKELKAHLRVHTGEKPYTCKLCGKSFTRKETFKTHMTVHTGEKPLVCDQCGKSFRYKESLNHHIRIHSGEKCFICHQCGMSFTDRNQLKSHVKIHIVEKPCMCHHCGKSFTNTANLENHMRIHTGEKPFTCPQCGKSFSVKGNLENHMRVHTGEKPYTCPQCGKSFTVKGNLKIHMRVHTGEKPYKCLQCGFSFAYHTELKRHFQTHCGMSLTDRNQLKIHVKRNTEEKPCVCHHCGKNFTSTPNLENHMRVHTGEKPFTCPQCGKSCRTKGNLKIHMRVHTGEKPYKCPQCDMSFTYHTELKRHFQTHEKQLSFSSV, encoded by the coding sequence ACCTGATGGTGCTGAAAGAGGAGAGTCAAGAACTGAATGAAATGGAGGAGAAAAATCAGTATAATAAATGTCATGATTTCATGACTGGAGAGAAATCTGTTAGTTCCTCACAGACTCATAAAACAGAAACTAGAAACCCCCAGATGAGAGTTCAAACTGGAGAGAGCcatttcacctgccaacagtgtggaaagagtttcagtcgaaaagaaagaCTTAAAGTCCACTTGAAAATCCACAGTAGCAACAAGCCATTCATATGCCCTCAGTGTGGGAATAGATTTACAGAGAGAAAAAACCTTAAATCTCActtgagagttcacactggagagaagccttacacctgccaacagtgtgggaagagtttctcaCTAAAGGGATATCTTAAgattcacatgagaattcacactggagaaaagccgttcatatgcactcagtgtggaaagagttttaaacagaaaaaagaacttaaagcccacttgagagttcacactggagaaaagccttacacctgcaaactgtgtgggaagagcttcacACGAAAAGAGACTTTTAAGACTCACATGacagttcacactggagagaagcctttagtttgtgatcagtgtggaaagagtttcaggtATAAAGAAAGCCTTAATCATCATATTAGGATTCACTCAGGAGAGAAATGTTTTATATGTCATCAGTGTGGAAtgagtttcacagacaggaatCAACTTAAAAGTCATGTAAAAATTCACATTGTAGAGAAGCCTTGCATGTGTCAtcactgtggaaagagtttcacaaacacagcaaaccttgagaatcacatgagaattcacactggagagaagcctttcacctgccctcagtgtggaaagagcttctCGGTTAAAGGAAACCTTGAGaatcacatgagagttcacactggagagaagccttacacctgcccccagtgtggaaagagcttcacggttaaaggaaaccttaagattcacatgagagttcacactggagagaagccttacaagTGTCTCCAGTGTGGATTTAGTTTTGCATATCACACAGAACTGAAAAGGCATTTTCAAACTCATTGTGGAATGAGTTTGACAGACAGGAATCAACTTAAGATTCATGTAAAACGAAACACTGAAGAGAAGCCTTGCGTGTGCCATCACTGTGGAAAGAATTTCACAAGCACACCAAACCTTGAGaatcacatgagagttcacactggagagaagcctttcacctgccctcagtgtggaaagagctgCAGGACGAAAGGAAACCTTAagattcacatgagagttcacactggagagaagccttacaagTGTCCTCAGTGTGACATGAGTTTTACATATCACACGGAACTGAAAAGGCATTTTCAAACTCATGAAAAGCAACTGTCGTTCTCCTCAGTGTGA